A genomic window from Brassica oleracea var. oleracea cultivar TO1000 chromosome C8, BOL, whole genome shotgun sequence includes:
- the LOC106310082 gene encoding uncharacterized protein LOC106310082 isoform X3, producing MSSIASGTVPTTKSVACFRKSASSSSLLHRSSSSREADRLEEERLRQVHWQDVAVKMVVDAPASVAYKLYADRDLFPKWMPFLSSVEAVEGSPDLSRYLVKFNSFGQNVEYHFLAKNLQPIPDRKLHWRSIEGFANRGSVRFFPRGPSLCLVEINFSFEVPHALAPVAFLMKPFMEKLIRGGLERFAAFVKTS from the exons ATGTCATCAATAGCTTCTGGTACAGTTCCAACCACCAAATCCGTTGCATGTTTCAGAAAGTCTGCAAGTTCTTCATCTTTGCTTCATCGATCTTCTTCTTCTCG AGAAGCTGATCGACTTGAAGAAGAAAGACTCCGCCAAGTACACTGGCAAGACGTCGC GGTAAAGATGGTAGTGGACGCACCAGCTTCCGTGGCTTACAAGTTATACGCAGATCGTGACTTATTCCCTAAGTGGATGCCATTTTTGTCATCAGTTGAG GCAGTGGAGGGTAGTCCTGATTTATCCCGGTATTTGGTAAAATTCAATTCTTTTGGACAAAATGTTGAATATCATTTTCTCGCCAAAAATTTGCAG CCAATTCCAGACAGAAAGCTGCACTGGAGATCTATAGAAGGCTTTGCAAATAG AGGCAGTGTTCGATTTTTCCCTAGAGGCCCTTCCTTGTGCTTAGTAGAG ATTAATTTTTCATTCGAAGTTCCACATGCTTTAGCTCCAGTTGCATTT TTAATGAAACCGTTTATGGAGAAGCTTATTCGTGGAGGATTGGAACGTTTTGCTGCCTTCGTGAAGACCTCTTAA
- the LOC106310558 gene encoding uncharacterized protein LOC106310558 — MFGESDLSSLPCLCFTLTAARSHLFNCTITACSVCLLLVPLRVKLVRHLLLPTAGCRSWIYDFVWGNDFSMFLSLFSKGILLLRKIGDGFKKSNLGSLLSDLFVCPWWFLQLHTLLWLRISSQFQGSSKRCMITFVAKLLAAFYAFVAAACSGSSSPSVASDSRGVISPISTRGSLLSCLCVMFAYIYVYVTCFACDAAVSLASLALLYYMLNDYSFDGV; from the exons ATGTTCGGTGAATCAGATCTGTCGTCTCTCCCTTGTCTCTGTTTCACACTAACAGCTGCAAGGTCTCATCTGTTTAATTGTACGATAACAGCTTGCTCAGTCTGTTTGTTGCTCGTACCTCTTAGAGTGAAGCTTGTTAGGCATCTGCTTCTCCCTACTGCCGGTTGCAGATCTTGGATCTATGATTTTGTCTGGGGAAACGATTTCTCCATGTTCTTGAGCTTATTTTCGAAAG GTATACTACTACTCAGAAAGATAGGAGATGGATTCAAAAAATCCAACCTTGGCTCTTTACTTTCAGACTTGTTTGTCTGTCCGTGGTGGTTCTTGCAACTCCACACCCTTTTATGGTTGAGGATCTCCTCACAATTCCAAGGCTCATCAAAAAGATGCATGATCACCTTTGTAGCCAAGCTTCTTGCTGCTTTCTATGCATTTGTTGCGGCAGCATGTTCGGGTAGCAGCTCACCGAGTGTGGCTTCTGATTCCCGTGGCGTCATCTCACCGATTAGCACTAGGGGTTCACTCTTAAGTTGCTTGTGTGTTATGTTTGCTTATATCTATGTTTATGTTACCTGCTTTGCATGTGATGCAGCAGTTTCTTTAGCTAGTCTAGCTCTGTTATATTACATGTTGAACGATTACTCTTTTGATGGAGTCTAA
- the LOC106310082 gene encoding uncharacterized protein LOC106310082 isoform X2: MSSIASGTVPTTKSVACFRKSASSSSLLHRSSSSRREADRLEEERLRQVHWQDVAVKMVVDAPASVAYKLYADRDLFPKWMPFLSSVEAVEGSPDLSRYLVKFNSFGQNVEYHFLAKNLQPIPDRKLHWRSIEGFANRGSVRFFPRGPSLCLVEINFSFEVPHALAPVAFLMKPFMEKLIRGGLERFAAFVKTS, translated from the exons ATGTCATCAATAGCTTCTGGTACAGTTCCAACCACCAAATCCGTTGCATGTTTCAGAAAGTCTGCAAGTTCTTCATCTTTGCTTCATCGATCTTCTTCTTCTCG CAGAGAAGCTGATCGACTTGAAGAAGAAAGACTCCGCCAAGTACACTGGCAAGACGTCGC GGTAAAGATGGTAGTGGACGCACCAGCTTCCGTGGCTTACAAGTTATACGCAGATCGTGACTTATTCCCTAAGTGGATGCCATTTTTGTCATCAGTTGAG GCAGTGGAGGGTAGTCCTGATTTATCCCGGTATTTGGTAAAATTCAATTCTTTTGGACAAAATGTTGAATATCATTTTCTCGCCAAAAATTTGCAG CCAATTCCAGACAGAAAGCTGCACTGGAGATCTATAGAAGGCTTTGCAAATAG AGGCAGTGTTCGATTTTTCCCTAGAGGCCCTTCCTTGTGCTTAGTAGAG ATTAATTTTTCATTCGAAGTTCCACATGCTTTAGCTCCAGTTGCATTT TTAATGAAACCGTTTATGGAGAAGCTTATTCGTGGAGGATTGGAACGTTTTGCTGCCTTCGTGAAGACCTCTTAA
- the LOC106310082 gene encoding uncharacterized protein LOC106310082 isoform X1, whose product MSSIASGTVPTTKSVACFRKSASSSSLLHRSSSSRFMPTSLSPIYAKLINSNNSSSVSSSSSSSPPEPLRPVMRSREADRLEEERLRQVHWQDVAVKMVVDAPASVAYKLYADRDLFPKWMPFLSSVEAVEGSPDLSRYLVKFNSFGQNVEYHFLAKNLQPIPDRKLHWRSIEGFANRGSVRFFPRGPSLCLVEINFSFEVPHALAPVAFLMKPFMEKLIRGGLERFAAFVKTS is encoded by the exons ATGTCATCAATAGCTTCTGGTACAGTTCCAACCACCAAATCCGTTGCATGTTTCAGAAAGTCTGCAAGTTCTTCATCTTTGCTTCATCGATCTTCTTCTTCTCGGTTCATGCCAACTTCCTTATCACCTATTTATGCAAAACTCATAAACTCTAACAATAGTTCCTCAGTTTCTTCATCATCTTCCTCCTCACCTCCTGAACCCTTAAGACCCGTTATGCGCAGCAGAGAAGCTGATCGACTTGAAGAAGAAAGACTCCGCCAAGTACACTGGCAAGACGTCGC GGTAAAGATGGTAGTGGACGCACCAGCTTCCGTGGCTTACAAGTTATACGCAGATCGTGACTTATTCCCTAAGTGGATGCCATTTTTGTCATCAGTTGAG GCAGTGGAGGGTAGTCCTGATTTATCCCGGTATTTGGTAAAATTCAATTCTTTTGGACAAAATGTTGAATATCATTTTCTCGCCAAAAATTTGCAG CCAATTCCAGACAGAAAGCTGCACTGGAGATCTATAGAAGGCTTTGCAAATAG AGGCAGTGTTCGATTTTTCCCTAGAGGCCCTTCCTTGTGCTTAGTAGAG ATTAATTTTTCATTCGAAGTTCCACATGCTTTAGCTCCAGTTGCATTT TTAATGAAACCGTTTATGGAGAAGCTTATTCGTGGAGGATTGGAACGTTTTGCTGCCTTCGTGAAGACCTCTTAA
- the LOC106309966 gene encoding uncharacterized protein LOC106309966 — protein sequence MGETKKKSRSITTQRAWSLVRMALLWGRKGGIFKKWHMFELRNLFSKHLKALAHHSNSFDNGRYLGEKQLSFDDTPVFNVKMHRPASMRFLLPCIAPPVDFDYDFELDGQDDTEYVRSFGYDNGSCNEKCDRASPDDHQEEEEELGVDARADEFIANFYEQMKLQRQISCLKYKEHNEVV from the coding sequence ATGGGGGAAACAAAAAAGAAAAGCAGATCAATCACAACACAAAGAGCTTGGAGTCTTGTAAGAATGGCTCTTCTATGGGGAAGAAAAGGTGGCATCTTCAAGAAGTGGCACATGTTCGAGCTACGTAACTTGTTCTCCAAGCATCTCAAAGCCCTAGCTCATCATTCTAACAGCTTTGATAACGGCCGTTATCTCGGTGAGAAACAGCTCTCTTTCGACGACACCCCGGTCTTTAACGTTAAGATGCATCGTCCTGCTTCCATGAGGTTCCTCTTGCCTTGCATTGCTCCTCCCGTTGACTTTGATTATGACTTTGAATTGGACGGTCAAGATGATACCGAATATGTTAGATCCTTCGGCTACGACAATGGTTCGTGCAATGAGAAATGTGATCGTGCGTCTCCTGATGATCATCAGGAAGAAGAAGAAGAGTTAGGGGTAGATGCAAGAGCAGATGAGTTTATTGCTAATTTCTATGAGCAGATGAAGTTGCAGAGGCAAATCTCTTGTTTGAAATACAAAGAACACAATGAAGTTGTATGA
- the LOC106312373 gene encoding uncharacterized protein LOC106312373 — protein sequence MDSLCLNTSLHGVIPAIKAVGSGVSGCGGGVVEVRATAAAPSRKRRTFGFSFKLPLTPFWSRGGGIASRRRRSSGLALDDAVLVDSGDSRTPIAEETETERRNGSWVLKILDVQSLWRDGEVQEEEDEDEDEDEDEEEEELNDVVSPEEDGGCDVSYEENRFKLDRDSFSKLLKRVSLPESKLYAQMSYLGNLAYSISKIKPANLSKYYGLKFVTSSAEKTELALKAEVSDETKPKVEEEEEVEANKGRKISASAAYEMVASAASYLHSRTNSILPFTSSSKTENSSSEVPSCLTDSVTSVVAAEEDVKQAVADDLKSTISSPCDWFICDDDQTLTRFVVIQGSESLASWQANLLFEPIEFEELGVIVHRGIYEAAKGMYEQMLPEVKAHLKAHKNRANFRFTGHSLGGSLSLLLNLMLLVRGEVPASSLLPVITFGAPFVLCGGDNLLKKLGLPKSHVQAVTMHRDIVPRAFSCNYPYHVAELLKAVNGNFRSHPCLNKRSVLYSPMGELLILQPDESFSPGHELLPPGNGLYLLTDEDTEEERAAQTLFLNTPHPLDILGDRAAYGSSGTIQRDHDMNSYLKAVRSVIRKEVSQIRREKREHRRSLWWPVLVTRESSGRSGRQINGGQDFSGMMKTGRKSLQRFSRLVASQHMPLIVVLLVPVKLMFLGAFNVFSFR from the exons ATGGATAGTTTGTGTCTGAATACAAGCTTACACGGGGTAATTCCAGCGATTAAAGCGGTTGGAAGCGGCGTAAGCGGTTGTGGCGGAGGAGTTGTTGAAGTTAGAGCAACCGCAGCGGCGCCATCGCGAAAAAGAAGAACTTTCGGATTCTCTTTCAAGCTCCCATTGACGCCGTTTTGGTCTCGCGGCGGTGGAATTGCGTCGAGGAGGAGACGTAGCAGCGGGTTGGCTTTGGACGACGCCGTTTTGGTGGATTCTGGCGATTCGAGAACGCCAATCGCGGAGGAGACGGAGACGGAGAGGAGAAATGGGAGCTGGGTTTTGAAGATATTGGATGTGCAATCTCTGTGGAGAGACGGAGAGGTACAAGAAGAAGAAGATGAAGATGAAGATGAAGATGAAGATGAAGAAGAAGAGGAACTAAACGACGTCGTATCACCTGAAGAAGATGGTGGATGCGATGTAAGTTACGAAGAAAACAGATTTAAGCTGGACAGAGACTCCTTCTCTAAATTGCTGAAGAGGGTTTCATTACCCGAATCGAAACTCTATGCTCAAATGTCATATCTGGGAAACTTGGCTTATTCCATTTCTAAAATAAAG CCTGCGAATCTCTCCAAGTATTACGGCCTAAAGTTCGTAACTTCATCAGCTGAGAAAACAGAGTTAGCCTTAAAAGCTGAAGTTTCAGATGAGACCAAACCAAAGGTGGAAGAAGAAGAAGAAGTTGAAGCCAACAAAGGTCGCAAGATTAGTGCTTCTGCCGCGTATGAGATGGTTGCATCAGCTGCCTCTTACCTCCACTCTCGCACCAACAGCATTCTTCCTTTCACTTCCTCATCCAAAACCGAAAATTCATCATCAGAGGTTCCTTCTTGTTTAACCGACTCTGTTACTTCCGTTGTTGCTGCTGAGGAAGACGTCAAACAAGCAGTTGCAGACGATTTGAAATCCACCATCTCATCTCCTTGCGATTGGTTTATATGCGATGATGATCAAACTCTCACCAGATTCGTTGTCATTCAA GGATCTGAGTCTCTAGCTTCGTGGCAAGCGAACCTACTCTTCGAGCCAATCGAATTCGAGGAGCTCGGTGTGATCGTCCACAGAGGAATATACGAAGCAGCTAAAGGAATGTACGAACAAATGCTACCTGAAGTCAAGGCCCACTTAAAAGCCCATAAAAACAGAGCTAACTTCCGTTTCACCGGACACTCACTAGGCGGAAGCTTATCCTTACTGCTAAACCTCATGTTACTCGTCCGAGGCGAAGTACCCGCTTCTTCTCTACTCCCTGTTATAACATTCGGCGCTCCTTTCGTACTATGCGGAGGCGATAATCTTCTCAAAAAGCTAGGCTTGCCTAAAAGCCATGTCCAAGCTGTAACAATGCACCGTGACATCGTCCCTAGAGCCTTCTCTTGTAACTACCCTTACCACGTGGCGGAGCTTCTCAAGGCTGTTAACGGCAACTTCCGTAGCCATCCTTGTCTCAACAAGCGGAGTGTGTTGTATTCTCCCATGGGAGAGCTTCTCATCCTTCAGCCTGATGAGTCCTTCTCTCCAGGACACGAGCTTCTTCCTCCTGGAAACGGTTTATATCTTCTAACCGATGAAGATACAGAGGAGGAACGTGCGGCGCAGACGTTGTTCTTGAACACGCCGCATCCACTCGACATTCTTGGCGACAGGGCGGCGTACGGGTCGAGCGGGACGATACAGAGGGACCACGACATGAACTCTTACCTTAAAGCGGTTAGGAGTGTGATAAGGAAAGAAGTGAGTCAGATAAGGAGGGAGAAGAGGGAGCATCGCAGGAGTCTCTGGTGGCCTGTACTGGTGACTAGGGAAAGCAGCGGGAGATCAGGGAGACAAATCAACGGAGGTCAGGATTTCTCGGGGATGATGAAGACAGGGAGAAAGTCGTTGCAGAGGTTTAGCCGCCTTGTGGCGTCTCAGCATATGCCTTTGATCGTTGTTCTGTTGGTTCCGGTTAAATTGATGTTCCTTGGAGCTTTCAACGTCTTTAGTTTCCGTTGA
- the LOC106310083 gene encoding uncharacterized protein LOC106310083 isoform X2 — protein sequence MSVTVTHMNTINHVSKTCKIPKLQLPICFNRRLAFSSPRKLYPYPQLHPKTLNGSSRFNTRKRTSVSMEWQDCIVKMKVDVPASVAYNFYLYLDPESFPKLMPFISSVEVLKDKPDISRWSLNYSAFGQDIKYSWLARNLQPVPNQKIHWRSVEGLPNKGSVRFFPKGPSSCIVQLTVSYEVSALLTPVASGLRPYFESLLRGGLERFATLAKTT from the exons ATGTCTGTAACAGTAACTCACATGAACACGATCAATCATGTGTCAAAAACTTGTAAAATTCCCAAACTCCAGTTACCTATTTGCTTCAATCGCAGATTAGCTTTCTCTTCTCCTCGTAAACTCTATCCGTATCCTCAGTTGCATCCCAAAACCCTAAATGGCTCGTCAAGATTCAATACTCGCAAACGTACCTCTGTTTCCATGGAGTGGCAAGACTGCAT AGTGAAGATGAAAGTAGATGTTCCAGCGTCAGTAGCGTATAACTTCTATTTGTACTTGGATCCTGAATCTTTCCCTAAATTGATGCCTTTCATTTCATCTGTAGAG GTGTTAAAGGACAAGCCTGATATATCACGTTGGTCACTTAACTACTCTGCTTTTGGCCAAGACATCAAGTATTCTTGGCTTGCTCGCAATCTTCAG CCTGTTCCTAATCAGAAAATCCATTGGAGATCTGTTGAAGGTCTTCCTAATAA AGGCAGCGTTAGGTTCTTCCCTAAAGGTCCTTCATCTTGCATTGTACAA CTGACCGTATCATATGAAGTCTCTGCGCTTTTAACCCCTGTTGCATCT GGGCTCCGGCCTTATTTTGAAAGCTTGCTTAGAGGTGGACTTGAAAGATTTGCAACCTTGGCTAAAACCACTTAA
- the LOC106310083 gene encoding uncharacterized protein LOC106310083 isoform X1, whose translation MSVTVTHMNTINHVSKTCKIPKLQLPICFNRRLAFSSPRKLYPYPQLHPKTLNGSSRFNTRKRTSVSMEWQDCIFRVKMKVDVPASVAYNFYLYLDPESFPKLMPFISSVEVLKDKPDISRWSLNYSAFGQDIKYSWLARNLQPVPNQKIHWRSVEGLPNKGSVRFFPKGPSSCIVQLTVSYEVSALLTPVASGLRPYFESLLRGGLERFATLAKTT comes from the exons ATGTCTGTAACAGTAACTCACATGAACACGATCAATCATGTGTCAAAAACTTGTAAAATTCCCAAACTCCAGTTACCTATTTGCTTCAATCGCAGATTAGCTTTCTCTTCTCCTCGTAAACTCTATCCGTATCCTCAGTTGCATCCCAAAACCCTAAATGGCTCGTCAAGATTCAATACTCGCAAACGTACCTCTGTTTCCATGGAGTGGCAAGACTGCAT ATTTAGAGTGAAGATGAAAGTAGATGTTCCAGCGTCAGTAGCGTATAACTTCTATTTGTACTTGGATCCTGAATCTTTCCCTAAATTGATGCCTTTCATTTCATCTGTAGAG GTGTTAAAGGACAAGCCTGATATATCACGTTGGTCACTTAACTACTCTGCTTTTGGCCAAGACATCAAGTATTCTTGGCTTGCTCGCAATCTTCAG CCTGTTCCTAATCAGAAAATCCATTGGAGATCTGTTGAAGGTCTTCCTAATAA AGGCAGCGTTAGGTTCTTCCCTAAAGGTCCTTCATCTTGCATTGTACAA CTGACCGTATCATATGAAGTCTCTGCGCTTTTAACCCCTGTTGCATCT GGGCTCCGGCCTTATTTTGAAAGCTTGCTTAGAGGTGGACTTGAAAGATTTGCAACCTTGGCTAAAACCACTTAA
- the LOC106311557 gene encoding histone-lysine N-methyltransferase MEDEA-like isoform X1 codes for MLFRGFVQESHEGENLPPELNQIKEQIERERFLHIQKSFADRPNVVTHVAYHHSLASTRGAGVNNDGGDNNMLSLRIKKPLHVFKYNPPEEFTSPIPKKQVIKLPIVKQLPRAITWVFTDSNKLMAESDSVIGKKQIIYVNGQAEELSSDDEEDEEETEKEKLEFSKDADWFIWEVGQKHNLDDLVVQSALSKFFELDVSDILERYNDLKKLKINEGDTGEVSDVRIFTSSPETTERRFCRRCLRFDCRVHEEYQPEIYTKENQSNLFEKEDVRKQCSNHCYLKLKGVTEADHMVDNDNYVSNKKGKNVVSEMSQAYNEWTSVEMDLYLKGAKLFGRNSCLITRNVLPGLKTCLEVYNYMHEQDQCKMLLEHEETSETDNQVNKETSRKKPRLVRKKVKHQKHICYPAAIKNTMNEIEKSYKQYTPCSCEPVCGDQCPCFRNGNCCEIYCGCPKTCNNRFGGCNCTKGQCINRKCPCFSNFRECNPDQCRSCSLSCGDGHGSLGETSKTSECKNMQFLLKKHKKILLGMSNVHGWGAFTRHSLKQNEFLGEYTGELVSVDEAEERERADHKLGYSYLFNLNDKFVIDSRRQGNKFRFLNHSSNPNCCAKLMIVKGDQRIGLFAGKAIREGEELFFEYKPGEVDRSPSISSDSGSSKSENSSSST; via the exons ATGCTTTTTCGCGGTTTTGTTCAGGAAAGTCATGAAGGTGAGAATTTGCCTCCGGAACTGAATCAAATCAAGGAACAAATTGAAAGAGAAAGGTTTCTGCACATTCAG AAATCATTTGCGGATAGACCAAATGTGGTTACTCATGTTGCATATCATCATTCTCTTGCCTCAACCCGGGGTGCTGGAGTAAATAATGATGGAGGGGACAACAATATGCTTTCTTTGAGAATAAAAAAACCTCTTCATGTTTTCAAATATAATCCTCCGGAAGAATTTACATCTCCAATTCCCAAGAAACAAGTTATCAAGCTTCCAATTGTTAAACAGCTACCTCGAGCCATTACCTGGGTCTTCACGGATAG TAATAAGCTAATGGCTGAAAGTGATTCTGTGATCGGTAAGAAACAAATAATTTATGTCAATGGCCAGGCAGAGGAATTGAGCAGCGACGACGAAGAAGATGAAGAAGAAACCGAGAAAGAAAAACTGGAATTCTCCAAAGATGCAGATTGGTTTATATG GGAGGTTGGGCAAAAACATAATTTAGATGACCTGGTGGTGCAAAGTGCTCTCTCCAAGTTCTTTGAATTAGATGTTTCAGATATCTTG GAGAGATACAATGATCTCAAGAAGCTTAAGATCAATGAAGGAGATACTGGTGAAGTTTCTGATGTACGCATATTTACTTCTTCTCCGGAGACTACTGAAAGGCGTTTTTGCCGTCGTTGCTTG AGATTCGATTGTCGTGTGCATGAAGAATATCAGCCTGAGATTTATACT AAAGAAAACCAATCTAATTTGTTTGAGAAGGAGGATGTTAGAAAACAGTGCAGTAACCATTGCTACCTTAAG CTAAAGGGTGTCACAGAAGCTGATCATATGGTGGATAATGATAACTATGTATCAAACAAGAAAGGGAAGAATGTGGTCTCAG AGATGTCTCAAGCATACAATGAGTGGACGTCTGTAGAGATGGATCTTTACCTCAAAGGAGCTAAACTCTTTGGTAGAAACAG TTGTCTTATTACAAGAAACGTACTTCCCGGACTTAAGACGTGTTTAGAGGTTTACAATTACATGCATGAGCAAGATCAATGTAAAATGTTACTAGAACATGAAGAAACTTCAGAAACAGACAATCAG GTTAATAAAGAGACATCGCGAAAAAAACCTAGGTTGGTCCGGAAAAAAGTCAAACATCAAAAGCACATTTGTTATCCGGCTGCTATAAAAAATACAATGAACGAAATAGAGAAGTCATATAAGCAGTACACACCATGCAGTTGCGAGCCGGTATGTGGAGATCAATGCCCTTGTTTCCGTAATGGAAATTGCTGTGAGATATATTGCGG GTGTCCAAAGACATGCAACAATCGCTTTGGAGGATGTAACTGTACAAAGGGTCAATGTATAAACCGAAAATGTCCTTGCTTTTCCAATTTTCGCGAATGCAATCCAGATCAATGTCGGAGTTGTTCGCTTAG TTGTGGAGATGGCCATGGCTCTCTTGGTGAGACATCCAAGACAAGCGAATGCAAGAACATGCAATTCCTCCTTAAGAAACATAAAAAG ATTCTCCTTGGAATGTCTAATGTTCATGGATGGGGTGCATTTACACGG CACTCTCTTAAACAAAATGAGTTTCTCGGAGAATATACTGGAGAATTGGTCTCCGTCGATGAAGCAGAGGAACGTGAGAGAGCAGATCACAAGCTTGGTTATTCCTACCTCTTTAACTTGAATGATAAG TTCGTCATTGATTCTCGCCGTCAAGGAAACAAGTTTAGATTTCTCAATCACTCATCAAATCCTAACTGCTGCGCCAAG TTGATGATTGTTAAAGGAGATCAGAGGATTGGATTATTTGCTGGTAAAGCTATCAGAGAAGGTGAGGAGCTGTTCTTCGAATATAAACCAGGAGAAGTGGATAGGTCTCCTAGCATATCTAGCGACAGTGGTAGCTCGAAGTCAGAGAACAGCAGTTCATCTACTTAG
- the LOC106311557 gene encoding histone-lysine N-methyltransferase MEDEA-like isoform X2 → MERESHEGENLPPELNQIKEQIERERFLHIQKSFADRPNVVTHVAYHHSLASTRGAGVNNDGGDNNMLSLRIKKPLHVFKYNPPEEFTSPIPKKQVIKLPIVKQLPRAITWVFTDSNKLMAESDSVIGKKQIIYVNGQAEELSSDDEEDEEETEKEKLEFSKDADWFIWEVGQKHNLDDLVVQSALSKFFELDVSDILERYNDLKKLKINEGDTGEVSDVRIFTSSPETTERRFCRRCLRFDCRVHEEYQPEIYTKENQSNLFEKEDVRKQCSNHCYLKLKGVTEADHMVDNDNYVSNKKGKNVVSEMSQAYNEWTSVEMDLYLKGAKLFGRNSCLITRNVLPGLKTCLEVYNYMHEQDQCKMLLEHEETSETDNQVNKETSRKKPRLVRKKVKHQKHICYPAAIKNTMNEIEKSYKQYTPCSCEPVCGDQCPCFRNGNCCEIYCGCPKTCNNRFGGCNCTKGQCINRKCPCFSNFRECNPDQCRSCSLSCGDGHGSLGETSKTSECKNMQFLLKKHKKILLGMSNVHGWGAFTRHSLKQNEFLGEYTGELVSVDEAEERERADHKLGYSYLFNLNDKFVIDSRRQGNKFRFLNHSSNPNCCAKLMIVKGDQRIGLFAGKAIREGEELFFEYKPGEVDRSPSISSDSGSSKSENSSSST, encoded by the exons ATGGAGAGG GAAAGTCATGAAGGTGAGAATTTGCCTCCGGAACTGAATCAAATCAAGGAACAAATTGAAAGAGAAAGGTTTCTGCACATTCAG AAATCATTTGCGGATAGACCAAATGTGGTTACTCATGTTGCATATCATCATTCTCTTGCCTCAACCCGGGGTGCTGGAGTAAATAATGATGGAGGGGACAACAATATGCTTTCTTTGAGAATAAAAAAACCTCTTCATGTTTTCAAATATAATCCTCCGGAAGAATTTACATCTCCAATTCCCAAGAAACAAGTTATCAAGCTTCCAATTGTTAAACAGCTACCTCGAGCCATTACCTGGGTCTTCACGGATAG TAATAAGCTAATGGCTGAAAGTGATTCTGTGATCGGTAAGAAACAAATAATTTATGTCAATGGCCAGGCAGAGGAATTGAGCAGCGACGACGAAGAAGATGAAGAAGAAACCGAGAAAGAAAAACTGGAATTCTCCAAAGATGCAGATTGGTTTATATG GGAGGTTGGGCAAAAACATAATTTAGATGACCTGGTGGTGCAAAGTGCTCTCTCCAAGTTCTTTGAATTAGATGTTTCAGATATCTTG GAGAGATACAATGATCTCAAGAAGCTTAAGATCAATGAAGGAGATACTGGTGAAGTTTCTGATGTACGCATATTTACTTCTTCTCCGGAGACTACTGAAAGGCGTTTTTGCCGTCGTTGCTTG AGATTCGATTGTCGTGTGCATGAAGAATATCAGCCTGAGATTTATACT AAAGAAAACCAATCTAATTTGTTTGAGAAGGAGGATGTTAGAAAACAGTGCAGTAACCATTGCTACCTTAAG CTAAAGGGTGTCACAGAAGCTGATCATATGGTGGATAATGATAACTATGTATCAAACAAGAAAGGGAAGAATGTGGTCTCAG AGATGTCTCAAGCATACAATGAGTGGACGTCTGTAGAGATGGATCTTTACCTCAAAGGAGCTAAACTCTTTGGTAGAAACAG TTGTCTTATTACAAGAAACGTACTTCCCGGACTTAAGACGTGTTTAGAGGTTTACAATTACATGCATGAGCAAGATCAATGTAAAATGTTACTAGAACATGAAGAAACTTCAGAAACAGACAATCAG GTTAATAAAGAGACATCGCGAAAAAAACCTAGGTTGGTCCGGAAAAAAGTCAAACATCAAAAGCACATTTGTTATCCGGCTGCTATAAAAAATACAATGAACGAAATAGAGAAGTCATATAAGCAGTACACACCATGCAGTTGCGAGCCGGTATGTGGAGATCAATGCCCTTGTTTCCGTAATGGAAATTGCTGTGAGATATATTGCGG GTGTCCAAAGACATGCAACAATCGCTTTGGAGGATGTAACTGTACAAAGGGTCAATGTATAAACCGAAAATGTCCTTGCTTTTCCAATTTTCGCGAATGCAATCCAGATCAATGTCGGAGTTGTTCGCTTAG TTGTGGAGATGGCCATGGCTCTCTTGGTGAGACATCCAAGACAAGCGAATGCAAGAACATGCAATTCCTCCTTAAGAAACATAAAAAG ATTCTCCTTGGAATGTCTAATGTTCATGGATGGGGTGCATTTACACGG CACTCTCTTAAACAAAATGAGTTTCTCGGAGAATATACTGGAGAATTGGTCTCCGTCGATGAAGCAGAGGAACGTGAGAGAGCAGATCACAAGCTTGGTTATTCCTACCTCTTTAACTTGAATGATAAG TTCGTCATTGATTCTCGCCGTCAAGGAAACAAGTTTAGATTTCTCAATCACTCATCAAATCCTAACTGCTGCGCCAAG TTGATGATTGTTAAAGGAGATCAGAGGATTGGATTATTTGCTGGTAAAGCTATCAGAGAAGGTGAGGAGCTGTTCTTCGAATATAAACCAGGAGAAGTGGATAGGTCTCCTAGCATATCTAGCGACAGTGGTAGCTCGAAGTCAGAGAACAGCAGTTCATCTACTTAG